Part of the Rhodohalobacter sp. 614A genome is shown below.
GGTTATTGAGCATGATAAGAATTTGGGACTGTACAAACATATTTTAGAGTGTGCGGATTACTCAGGGAAATACGAAAGTGTTCTAATATTAGAAGATGATTTAGTGGTTGGTCCGGCTTTCTACGAATATGCACAAAGAGCTCTTTCGTATTACGATGAAAATGAATCCATAAGCGGCGTTGCACTATACTCTCAACGTTTTAATGAAACAGCATTGCTTCCTTTTGAACCGCTTAATAGTGAATGGCCGGTTTATTTTATGCAATTGGGTTGCTCTTGGGGACAGGCATGGACAAAAAGGCAATGGAATGATTTTAAAAATTGGCATCTTCAAACAAGTAGCAATACTACCTTGGATAAACCAGTGATTCCAAAAAATATCCAGAAATGGGCTGAGTCATCCTGGAAAAAGCATTACAATCACTATCTGATTGAGCAAAATAAATATATGGTTTATCCATACAACAGCTTTACAACGAATTGTACGGATAGTGTTGGATCACACATGAAGTATTTACTGAATACATTTCAGGTTCCTCTGAATATGTCGGAAAGCTTAGGGGATGGATTTCAATTTCCCGAGTTTAATGAAAATTCTATTCGGTATGACAGTTTCATGGAATCAAAAAGTAAAATGCTTGAAAGGTGGTTCGGCTTGCAGTTAGAAGAGGTTGAAGTGGATTTATATGGCTCAAAACCGGTTGAGGTGTTGCAGAAAAAAAAGTACGCGGTTACTGTCAAAGAAGGGGAAAATCCAATCCGCTCTTTTCCTTTGTCTTTCAGGCCTATTGAGTTGAATTTAAAGTATGAAACACATCATAAAGATAATTCTTTCCTACACTTGTTTAAATCGGAAGATGTGCCCACCAATCATTCATTAGCGGATTCTATCTATTATCAATTGGCAGAATATTTTTTATATATACCGATTGAATCAAGACGATTTGCCTCTCTATATTTCAAAGAATTTCTAAAAAGTTTGATTGGAAGGTTCAAAAACCTGTTTCTATCAAAGTGATAAAAAAATCAATCTGGAATATAGAATTCGGCAAAAAAGTGTTAGTATTACCCCGATCATCAAATCATTTCTAAATGAAGACAACTGCTATTATATAATGAGGGATAGAATCACATTCATTCTGCTTTTTTTATTGGTGATGACACCGATCCGATTGTTGGGGCAAAATAGCATCACCTTTGATACAAGCGATGAATATTACTACAGGCTCTTACAGATTTCAGGTATTTCAGATGATCCGGCTTCTTTTAATCTTCGACCTTTTAGCCGATCAGAGACTATAGAGACAACTCACCCCTGGCAGAATATCTTAGATACAACAAATGAAACAGAACAGGGATTATCTTTCAATCATCACTCATTGAAGTTTTTTGACCCCGTGCTGTTTCAGTCATACAATACAAACCTTCCCCGGGGATCAAATGATGGGCCTGTTTGGCAGGGCAGAGGATATAACGTGTCGTTTACAACAGGAGTCAAAGCATCGATGGGCCCGTTAAGCATTCGCTTTCGCCCTATTGTGGGAATGGCCCAAAACAGATCATTTGAATTGGCTCCTTATACTTTAGAGCAGGTCAGGAATAGTATGTATCAAGGAACTCCATTACATGAATATACATACAGGGATTTCAGAGGATCTATTGATTATGTGCAAAGATACGGTGATTCTACCTATAGTTGGTTTGATTTAGGCGACAGTGCCATTGAGCTTAACTACAGCGGATTCAGGTTGGCCTTCTCTAACCGCCAGATTTGGAGTGGGCCGGCTGTTAATACCTCCCTCCAATATGGCTATAGCGGCCCCGGCTTCAGGCACCTTTATGCAGGCACTAATCGCCCTGTAAATTCAATAATAGGAGGTTTTGAGTTCGCATATATCTTTGGGAAAACACTGGAGTCTGATTTCTACACGGTGGACAGAGTTGTGGATTCTCAATCAGTAAACTCACTTATTTTTATTTACAGGCCCTGGTTTGCCGACCATTTTTCTATTGGTTTAATAAGAACTTTTTTCCATGAATATCCTTCCTCTTTTTCTGAGTATAAAACGCAGGCCAGGAAATTATTTCAGCCCAGTCTAAAAAAACGTCTTGCAACGGAAGATAATCCCTCGGGAACCAGTCCGGATAATCAAATGGGAGTTGTCTTTTTTAGATATTACATTCCGAATTATGGTTTTGAGATATACTGGGAATATGGACGCAACGATCATAATGACGATTTAAGAGATTTTCTGGCGCAACCCAACCATCACAGGGCATATACTTTAGGTTTGACGAAAACAGTTTCTCTTCCTCAAAATCGCTTGCTGGCGATCAACTTTGAAATGAATCAACTGGAAGCCATGAGAACGGCTCTAACGAGAGGGGATGGTCATCTCGGCGGTTGGTATACACATGCTAACCAGATTTTGGGCTTTACGAATAATGGACAAATTCTGGGTACAGGGTATGGGCCGGGAGTAAATATGCAAATGCTAAAAGGTGATATGTTTAACGAGGAAGGAAGCATCGGATTTAAATTGGCTCGTATCACATATCACAATTCAAGATTGGATCAATTCTTTGATCAGATAGAAGAAGCGAATGCTGAGCCCATCGAACGATGGGAAGTCAGGAACGTGGAATTGATGATCGGTGCTGAGATAAAGAGATTTTTGCCCCACAATTTTGAAATTTCTGCTGTAATTGAACAAAGCTTCATCATGAACCAGCATTATATTAAAGAAAATGATTTAACAAATACCCGATTTGAATTGGTCATCAGAAAACAAATTGATGGGTGGCTGAGATGAAACATGTAATGAGATGGTTATGCAGTTTTTTGCTAATAACGATTTTGGCCAATCCTCAACATACAGCGGGACAGTCATTGGAAAGAATATCGGTTGCAGAAAGATCGGATGATCTTGGATTTGTAGTTCGGTTTCATCTGACCGAACCGGTCGATTCTGTTGAGATTGCCCAGCCTCAGACAAATCAGGTTCAAATGATATTCTATTCTGATGATTTGAATACGTCAGCCTATATCCCTCCAACTGACGACAATGTGATTGAGTCTATTGATATTCTTGAACTAAACAACGGTGTTGGTTTCGATTTGACACTCGGGGATGAATACAACTTTATCACTGATGCCTATCCAGATGTAAATTTGCGGGATATCTTGCTTTCCCTGCAGCACGCAAATTCTTCAGAAGTCGCTTCCAATATTTCAAGTTCAGATGTTCTTTTCCCTGTTCGTGAAGAAGAACAAACTGTTCCTGAAGACGTCACTGATACGAACCAGAATAATGAGCAAGATCAAAAACCAAAGACGAGTAGTGGTGGAGCTTTTTTAACAACAAAAAATCCCTCTTCACTCAACAGAATTACCCCGGGAGACCCGATGGAACTCTATCTTCGGGCAGTCTATCCACGTGAAAGAAGAGCATCACAACCTTCGTTTCTTCTTCGTCCGGCTAATATCAGTCAATATCATGATGAAGCAGAAAATGTCGTTCATCCCTGGATGGATCATTCCTTTTTCGAATCACAAACCCGGTCTGACGGGCTTTTTGACTGGAGGATTTATTCTCCTGTTTTTTATACTTCCAATAACAGTGCGATTCCCATGGGACAAAACGATGGGGTTTTGTGGCAGGGCAGGGGGAACAATTATTTTATAACAGGTGGAGCAGGGATACAGGCCGGGCCACTTACCGCTGTTTTCAGGCCACAATTCGCCTATAGCGAAAACCTCGGATTTACAGTTGAAAATACGGATCTTTCTACAAATCGAAATTTTGAGGTTTCCCAGTATCCGAGGTTTGGTGATTCTGAGTTTCAAATGCATTTAACACATGCCGACATTCCCTGGCGATTTGGGGAGGAGTCGTTAAGTCAGTTTGATTTTGGAGATTCTTTTATTCAGTTGGAATACGAAGGATTTGCCGCCGGTTTTTCCAACGAGCGAATTTGGACCGGTCCGGGGATTCACAATTCACTCATTTTCAGCAATCATGCTCCCGGCTTTTTGCATGGATTCCTTGGGACCAATGAACCCTATTCTACCCCATGGGGAAGTTTAGAAGCCCGCTGGTTATGGGGAGGGTTAAAGGAGTCTGATTATTTTGATGAAGATCCATCCAATGACAGGAGATCTGTTAGTGCTTTATCATTCAATTTTTCTCCTTCTGTTATTCCGGGGCTGTCTGTAGGATTTACCCGTGCCGGTTATTCTTATGACGACGGTCTGGATTTCTCGGATCTTTTTTTGGCTCTCAGGTCAACTCAGTCCTCAAATGTTACCGATCCTGATAAAGCAACGTTTCACATGACGTCATTGTCTGCGCGCTGGACATTTCCTGCTGTAAATTTTGAGGTATATGCCGAGTGGGGAAGGAATGATTACCGAAGAGAATTTCGTGATTTGATTGCCGAACCGGAACTTAATCGTGGATATGTTTTTGGTTTTTTGAAGAACTTTGAACTCACTTCTTCTAAAAATCTTCTTCTGAATATTGAAATTACGGATCTCGAAAATTCAAGCGTAACGGCCACAAAAAGGGATTTTAATATCTGGTACGAAAACCCAGTCATTGAACAAGGATTCACACATAAAGGGCAAGTATTAGGAGCAGGCATCGGACCGGGATCAAGCACCCAGCAGATCCATCTCCACTATTATGATAAATGGGGGATGGTGGGTTTATCGGCAAGTAGGATAGCACATCATATGGACAGACATTTTAAATATGAGGACTATTTCAGAAGTGAACTGGCAAGATGGCCGGAATTCTATTTTCTACTTGACAGGCATGAAATTGAAGCGCGATATAGTTTCGATCTTTTACTTTTCCTACCATATAGCTTTGAGTTTCAGGTCGGATATAGAATTGGCAGAATCAATAACCGTTACAATCTTAGGGGTGTGGATGTCGATAATTATCAATACTCGTTCACTCTTCGTTACAATTTTGGACTCAATAGGTAGAAATTCAAATGGATAATGAAGCTTTTTAAAACATTGAAAATCAAGCTATTCAATAATTAAGAAAAGAAAACTTCATATATTTTACTTAATAATTTATACATGAAGAAATTTGTCGTCTTTTCATATCCACGTACTGGCAGCACGCTTCTTGTGAAAACCTTGAATAACCTCAAAGGTGTGGTTTGTCAATCAGAAATTTTTCATCAAGACTTTAATTCTTTTAAAAGAGCTTTTATAGACAGAGAGTTTATTAGTAATAATATGAAGTTACCGTTAAAAGGTTTTTTTTTAAATGAAGAGAAAGTATTTAAGAAATTATTCAGGTTGAAAAATCACGACTTTCATTCCTTTCTAAAAGAAATATATCAAGAAACAACTTTAGCGATGGGATTTAAAATATTTCCCGGCCAGCATGATGAAGCTTTCAATTATTTGCTCGGTGAAGAATCTGTTTATAAGGTGATATTAGAGAGGGAGAATCGCTTGAGAAGCTATGTTTCCGAACAGATTTCTTTTAAAACAGGTAAATGGGATCGATATACTGGTGAGGAGCCAAACCTTGTTCAAATTGATATAGATGTCAATGACTTCTTGCTATACAAAGAAAGAATTGATGGTTATCTTATAGAAACAGAAAAAGCTTTGGAGATGTCTGGACAGAAGTATTTAAAATTGACATATGAGAAGATATTTCAAGATGTTCCATACAAAATTATACTCGATTTTTTAGATATTCTGGAAATTATTCAATTTGAAAATAGTATTAATCAAGAAAGACAAAACCCATTTTCTTTAGAAGATATGATCTTGAATTATAGGCAAGTCAAAGAGGCGCTTACAATACAGGAATTGCAGCATTACTTAGATAATTCTAGATAAAAATCGAAATAAAAAATGTTTTAAAAACCAATTGCTGTAGTGATCATATGAGGATTACACATTTTAGAGAAAAGCTTACCTTTAACTTGCAAAGTAGAATACATGTCCTTTTAACCAATTTTTGCTTGAACCGTCGTTCAAATCTGATACCTGAATCAAATTAGTAAAACCAATTGCTCCAGTTGATGGGTTGCGATAATGCAAGGGTATATTTGTTCCTGTCTGAGAACCTTGTCCAGAGCTTGGAAGATTACCTTCCCAACCCTGAACCAAAGAAACATACATATTTACTTGGTTTAAAACTGAAAATGGCAATCCACCAATAGACAGACTTCCACTTGCTGTTCCGAAATCGATGTCATTTGTGGAAAGGTCGACCGTGCAAATGACTAATTTCCCAATTTTAATCGCATGTCCGATTTGATTGCCATAAGTAATGGACGAAAAGGAGCCGCTTGTGGGGTTATAAGTTGGTGTCCAAGTGATTGTATCATTGTATTCGTTCAGAGTGTCAGCACCAAATGAGATACCATTATTGAATGTCTGTAGATCAGAAAAAGTATTTGTGCTGGAGAGATTTGCTTTATTGTTATTCAGTACTTTACCCTGATTAGCGCTCAGAGGTTTATCTGTATCGTTTGAAGTAAGATTATCTACAATATCAGAAACTTCAATAACATCACCACTTTGCGCAAACTGATTAGCTGAGACCAATACCGGATTATTAGAACTGTTTCCGATATACAAATCTAATCCACCAGAACCATCTTCTACAAACACTTCGGTTCCCTCTGCCAGTGTTCCGGGTACCGAAGGAAGGATTATTCGTTTTATTGCTGTCATTTTTTCTTATTAGTTGTTAAAATTGTAAGATTCAAATTTTATTGTACTATCCAAAAAGCTGAGGAGTCACTCTGATTATTGTATTCCGTTTTAATCCAATCTGAAGAACGAACAGTATTTGATATTCGAACCTCATCAAGTAATCCTTCCCATGATTGGAAACCTGGTGATCCAAATGCGTAAACAGCACCAATTTGTAAATCTTCAGATGTTAAAACAGGCCCTGAATCATTTGAAGAGTTATCCAGAGTACCTGTGAGATAAATTTTCCAATCAGAACTTGTCCCATAAGAAGCAACGATATAATTCCAATTAGTTGTTATTGTGTTAATAGATTCTACCCCAAGTCCATTGGGGTTGTCGTATGTTTGAAAACTAATTTTCCCGGCTTCAGTGGTCGTTTTAAGTTCCCATTGTGTATTCGTCCCATCAAATCCTTTAGAGATTATTTGTTTATCTATACTTATAGCATCAGGTTTAACCCAAGCCGAAACAGTAAAGTCATCAAGTGGAGATAGACTATTACCTATATTTATATAATCAGCATTTCCATCAAAATGTTGAGAGTTGCCGATTTTACCAGATCTTTGATCTGGTAAATTTCCTCCAAATATACCATCATTGTTATTCATAGTTGAATCCATTGAAATACCAGAAGATTCTCCCATGTGCCAAACTGCTAAATAGTTATTTGTCCAAACATTTTCTCGACCGTACGTGCTGTCAGGGGCCGGTTCATTGCTTACGCCATCAACATCTATATAAAAGGTAGTACTAGATGAAAGTGAGGGAATTTTCACCCAAAGTTCGCCAGCTTTCGAACCGGTTTCACACGAAACGACTTCTCTTGCCAATTGGATGGTTTTCTGAACATCAGAATAACATCTTATGTCTTCTCCTCCATTTCTTACAACACTCCAAAAAATTTGAGGCATATCAGCTAAATTTACTAGGATTGGAAAATTGATATGTGGTCCTCCTATAACCTCTGTGGCGTTTACTGTAAGCTTTGTCATTCCGGTTTTCTGACTCAGAATTCCAATCAAATATGCAGAAAAACTCATTCTACCCCCCCATAAACGTCCCATTCATTGGTATCAACTTTTACAAGCATAAAGCCTTTATCTTGGCCTGCTGTGTTTTTCCCTCCGTTCACTATAACGCCTGATCCTTCTACTATAGTAACCTGACCAACTCCCACCTGGCGGATTACTCTCCAATAGCCAATAGGAAACGCCTCACTAGAATTTGGGGGAATTGTCACATTCTCAGCACTTCCACTTGTGCAACGATCTATGCGGTACGAATCGACCAATGTTAACGTCCAGTCTCCTGTTCGTTCCTGCCAGTTTTGGTTTTTATCCGCTTTCGCATCATTTAATACCTTTCCTTGATTAGCGCTCAAGGGTTTATCCGTATCGGTTGAAGCAAGGTTATCTACAATATCAGAAACTTCAACAACATCACCACTTTGAAGAAACTGATTGGCAGACACCAACACTGGATTATTAGAACTGTTGCCGATATACAAATCCAGTCCGGATCCATTTTCTACAAATACTTCAGTTCCTTCCGCTAAGCTTCCGGGTACAGAAGAAACAATTACTCG
Proteins encoded:
- a CDS encoding glycosyltransferase family 2 protein, which translates into the protein MATLSTYKPAIIIPAYKRDKSLLRLLHSINEANFSDQDIRVIISVDGDPNPDVISVAKNFSFKSGTVEVIEHDKNLGLYKHILECADYSGKYESVLILEDDLVVGPAFYEYAQRALSYYDENESISGVALYSQRFNETALLPFEPLNSEWPVYFMQLGCSWGQAWTKRQWNDFKNWHLQTSSNTTLDKPVIPKNIQKWAESSWKKHYNHYLIEQNKYMVYPYNSFTTNCTDSVGSHMKYLLNTFQVPLNMSESLGDGFQFPEFNENSIRYDSFMESKSKMLERWFGLQLEEVEVDLYGSKPVEVLQKKKYAVTVKEGENPIRSFPLSFRPIELNLKYETHHKDNSFLHLFKSEDVPTNHSLADSIYYQLAEYFLYIPIESRRFASLYFKEFLKSLIGRFKNLFLSK
- a CDS encoding capsule assembly Wzi family protein gives rise to the protein MRDRITFILLFLLVMTPIRLLGQNSITFDTSDEYYYRLLQISGISDDPASFNLRPFSRSETIETTHPWQNILDTTNETEQGLSFNHHSLKFFDPVLFQSYNTNLPRGSNDGPVWQGRGYNVSFTTGVKASMGPLSIRFRPIVGMAQNRSFELAPYTLEQVRNSMYQGTPLHEYTYRDFRGSIDYVQRYGDSTYSWFDLGDSAIELNYSGFRLAFSNRQIWSGPAVNTSLQYGYSGPGFRHLYAGTNRPVNSIIGGFEFAYIFGKTLESDFYTVDRVVDSQSVNSLIFIYRPWFADHFSIGLIRTFFHEYPSSFSEYKTQARKLFQPSLKKRLATEDNPSGTSPDNQMGVVFFRYYIPNYGFEIYWEYGRNDHNDDLRDFLAQPNHHRAYTLGLTKTVSLPQNRLLAINFEMNQLEAMRTALTRGDGHLGGWYTHANQILGFTNNGQILGTGYGPGVNMQMLKGDMFNEEGSIGFKLARITYHNSRLDQFFDQIEEANAEPIERWEVRNVELMIGAEIKRFLPHNFEISAVIEQSFIMNQHYIKENDLTNTRFELVIRKQIDGWLR
- a CDS encoding capsule assembly Wzi family protein, whose translation is MKHVMRWLCSFLLITILANPQHTAGQSLERISVAERSDDLGFVVRFHLTEPVDSVEIAQPQTNQVQMIFYSDDLNTSAYIPPTDDNVIESIDILELNNGVGFDLTLGDEYNFITDAYPDVNLRDILLSLQHANSSEVASNISSSDVLFPVREEEQTVPEDVTDTNQNNEQDQKPKTSSGGAFLTTKNPSSLNRITPGDPMELYLRAVYPRERRASQPSFLLRPANISQYHDEAENVVHPWMDHSFFESQTRSDGLFDWRIYSPVFYTSNNSAIPMGQNDGVLWQGRGNNYFITGGAGIQAGPLTAVFRPQFAYSENLGFTVENTDLSTNRNFEVSQYPRFGDSEFQMHLTHADIPWRFGEESLSQFDFGDSFIQLEYEGFAAGFSNERIWTGPGIHNSLIFSNHAPGFLHGFLGTNEPYSTPWGSLEARWLWGGLKESDYFDEDPSNDRRSVSALSFNFSPSVIPGLSVGFTRAGYSYDDGLDFSDLFLALRSTQSSNVTDPDKATFHMTSLSARWTFPAVNFEVYAEWGRNDYRREFRDLIAEPELNRGYVFGFLKNFELTSSKNLLLNIEITDLENSSVTATKRDFNIWYENPVIEQGFTHKGQVLGAGIGPGSSTQQIHLHYYDKWGMVGLSASRIAHHMDRHFKYEDYFRSELARWPEFYFLLDRHEIEARYSFDLLLFLPYSFEFQVGYRIGRINNRYNLRGVDVDNYQYSFTLRYNFGLNR
- a CDS encoding LamG domain-containing protein, which gives rise to MGRLWGGRMSFSAYLIGILSQKTGMTKLTVNATEVIGGPHINFPILVNLADMPQIFWSVVRNGGEDIRCYSDVQKTIQLAREVVSCETGSKAGELWVKIPSLSSSTTFYIDVDGVSNEPAPDSTYGRENVWTNNYLAVWHMGESSGISMDSTMNNNDGIFGGNLPDQRSGKIGNSQHFDGNADYINIGNSLSPLDDFTVSAWVKPDAISIDKQIISKGFDGTNTQWELKTTTEAGKISFQTYDNPNGLGVESINTITTNWNYIVASYGTSSDWKIYLTGTLDNSSNDSGPVLTSEDLQIGAVYAFGSPGFQSWEGLLDEVRISNTVRSSDWIKTEYNNQSDSSAFWIVQ